In Nicotiana tabacum cultivar K326 chromosome 19, ASM71507v2, whole genome shotgun sequence, one DNA window encodes the following:
- the LOC107828188 gene encoding uncharacterized protein LOC107828188, whose translation MGTGKKKIQIEKITKETSRMVTFSKRRKGLFKKAGELESMTGSRVAAVVFSPTGRPYTCGNVTCAIERHFSSFSEPLSSGLNSHHSNSDDVSGSSSGPRSSPSPRNGLRDWLEDIDVEECQNLNQLLLLKEQLEGTREKLASEDSECFQALFMTGRLNKKSGLKLNFNKSNSV comes from the coding sequence ATGGGAACAGGAAAGAAGAAGATACAGATCGAGAAAATCACAAAAGAAACGTCTAGAATGGTTACATTCTCTAAAAGACGCAAAGGGCTTTTCAAAAAAGCTGGAGAACTTGAATCCATGACCGGATCTCGAGTTGCGGCGGTGGTTTTTTCGCCCACCGGAAGGCCTTACACTTGCGGCAATGTTACTTGTGCAATTGAGAGGCACTTTTCAAGTTTTTCAGAACCATTATCGTCTGGGCTGAATTCTCATCATTCTAATTCTGATGATGTTTCTGGCAGTTCCTCGGGGCCGAGATCATCCCCGTCCCCGAGGAATGGCCTCCGCGATTGGTTGGAGGATATAGATGTTGAAGAATGTCAAAACTTGAATCAACTCTTGTTGTTGAAGGAGCAGTTGGAAGGAACAAGAGAGAAGCTTGCTTCAGAAGATTCTGAGTGTTTTCAGGCTCTGTTTATGACAGGTCGGCTCAATAAAAAAAGTGGCCTAAAGTTAAATTTTAATAAAAGCAATAGTGTTTAA